The window GAACGAGCTCATGCAACCAAAGAGGCAAGGGTTCATTTCCACATCCATTCTGAACCTATATAAAGGAAAAAGATATTTGGACcataagtttatttaaattaaaaattataatacgtatagtttaatttatttcatatatatacttacatagtATTTTAACCAATTAGCGAAATCCCGCTCTTTATAAGCCCCATAGTCATATTCTTCTAAATTCGAATATGCTTCACGAATCTGCATTTCAAAAAgtctaaaaaaatagagatttgttAGTTCGTtatcttagaaaataaaattaattttagttttttaaaaagaataccTTTCAAAAGGTTGAACATAATCTAGATTCCTCAAGATGTAATTGTGAGCTGCTCGACAATAGCTATGATCTTCCCACCATACTTCCTTTAACTTTCCAGCAAGTCTTCCTATCTGAGCAAAGATATTTGGAACATCAGGAACGTTATATGTAGGTGCAACGCCTCCGTCATCATATCGTCGAGTAcgtgtttttttggttctcacGGTGGGGTTAAAGTAGTATGATGTGAAGTGAGACGTTTCCTCTGTTAAACTCCCGGCGAGTATCGACCCCTCAACTCTGGCAAGATTTTTGGCCTTTCCTTTAAGAGCTTTCATAAACCGCTCAAAAGTATACATCCAGCGAAATTGCACTGGCCCACCAAGATCAGCTTCATGTGGCAGATGGATTGGAAGATGTTCCATCACATCATCAAAAAAAGCAGGGGGAAAGATTTTTTCCAAGTTACAAATTAACACATAAATATTTTCTCGTAACTGCTCTATGCCATCACTGGTCAATGTTCTAGTGCATAAGTCCCGGAAAAAAACTCTGATACCTATGAACCAAAGTATAAAAAATTCATgggtaaattaattaataaatatatatattaatacatatatatatatatatcattatatacttatatacctGCAATAGCTACATGAACATGTGTTGGGAAGAGCTCAAGAAATACAAATGGTAGTAGCCGTTGCATGAAGACATGACAATCGTGGCTCTTCATACCTGAAATTTTTTGGCCTTGCTCCTCAcatcttgaaaattttgagacAAATCCATCTGGAAACTTCACTTCAGATTTAACCCACTCGAACAACAAGTTCTTAGCCTCTGCTGACAATCAAAATTGGGGTACTGATAATTTCCCATCTCTTGTAATATGTATATCGATCATTGCACATATTTCCGCCAAATCCAACCTAGATTTCCTACTATCTTTTGTAATACCCTGCACATTCAGAAGCGTAACAATGAAATTATCGAAAAAGTTTGTTCTCGATGTACATCATGTCAAGGTTGTGCCGCAATAGAAGATCTTTCCAATATGGAAGCTCCCAAAAAATACTCTTCTTGTGCCAATTGTGATCAGCTCCATATCCTTCTGGCATGTTTGCTGGTGTGTGATAGTTACCCCCACATTTACATGTTTCTTGAGCGCCATAGTAATCAATCTGCTCAAACAAATCATTTCCAGAGACATAAGTTGGTGGAGAAACATATACAACTTTATTCTTTCTAAACAACTTCTTGATCTTCCGGTACGGATGATGCAAGGGAAGAAACCGACGATGACAATCAAACAACCAAGGTTTTCGCCCATACTTTAATTGAAATGCCTCGGTACGATCCATACAATAAGGACATGATAATCTTCTGTGTGTTGTCCACCCAGATAACATTCCGTACGCAGGGAAGTCACTAATCGTCCACATTAGCGCTGCCTGCATATTGAAATTCTGTTTTCGCGACGAATTGAACGTCTGAACACCTTCATACCACAGATGCTTCAGCTCATGAATCAGAGGTTGCAAGAAGATATCTAGAGCTTGCTTCAGCTGCTTTGGACCTGGTACCAAAATACTCAAGAACAGAAATTTGTTTTGCATTCACATATCTGGAGGAAGATTGTATGGCGTCAATATAACAGGCCATAAAGAATACTGCCTCCCTGACATACTAAATGGACTAAAACCATCTGTACACAACCCAAGATAAACATTCCTACACTCTTGAGCAAAGTCAGGATATACCGATTGAAAATGTTTCCACGCCTTCGCATCAGATGGGTGTGTAATTTTTCCTTCTTCAGTAGAatgttctgcatgccatctcattgccgctgcagtccgttttgattggtataggcgtttcaatctatcagcaacaGAAAAGTACCACATATGTTTATATGGCACTCGCGTCCTTCCTTGAGTAGGCTGATATCTCGGCTTCCCGTAAAACCGACATTCCTGCCATAGTCAACGCACACATCAATAATTTCAGATGGTAATCCAAGACTCGCAACCAACATCTGTATTTCATAGTAGTTctcagccgatacattatcAGCTGGCAAATACTCTTTAATGAGTTCAGCCCAAGAATCCATGCAATTCTCACTTAAGTTATTATCAGCTTTCATTGTCATCATCCTAGATGCCAATGATAACTTAGAATGCCCTTCTCTACATCCATCATAGATAGGTTGATTTGCAGCATCTAATATAGCATTAAAACGTTGTGCATCTACGTTGGGTTCTTCCTTATTATTCTCAGCAAATGCAGCAGTAGtttcatgaaatgcatcattaaccatatcatgaaatctattttcctcattatacccataaaaaccaaattgatcagattcttgatgcccataattactaggttgatcaacagcataattcatactactacttcCAACGTTACTGCTACAACCCTCTCCATGACGAAACCATACATAGTAATTTggcataaatcctctattataaagatgctTCTTCACTAGATTATATTCCAAATATTTATCGTTGCAGCACTTAGGACATGGACAAAATATTGTACCGTTTTCACGAGCAAAGTCTCAATTTGTCGCCTGGTACATGATGCCCATGAAAGCGCAAAACTCTCTCGTCACATCACCGGTCTCCGGATCTTTATGATTGTACATCCACTGTCGCATTGTGTATATCTCATGATGCCCGCCTCCAAACATTATTAtggaatttaaaagtttttaggcctttttttttgcagcctttttttctttcacaagatATTTTTTGGTAGTAAAAGTGTTTTTGTTGcaagtgttttgtgttgtggtttccaTGGATCATGAACTTGCTATTTATAGGCTTACTAAAAATAATTGCTATGGATTTTCAAGAaaatttgcaagggatttgcgagggatatttaaaaattttattttcttgcaagGGATTTGCAAGGCTTTTACTGTTTTGCCGACAAAACAGTTACATTCGGGGAAAACGTGGCTGCCGACATCATCATCCCTTGCAACTACCTCGCAAATTTTCTACGGAATACGTCATCGCTAATCTGTCGCAATATTGCGAGGGAGGTGCGAGGTTTTTGCGAGGAATATTCGCGAAGTCGTAAAACTGTATtaactccctcgcaaatttgcgagggatattGCCGTCACAAATTTTGCGAAGGAATTGCAAGTACCCTCGTGTTTCTAGCAAATTAATCGCAAAGCCGttgcaaatttgcgagggcGTAATGCCGTCGCAGATTTCCGTCTCaaatcgactgttttcttgtagtgttatagagttttgtctaggtttagggttttgtaagggtagaaacgtcttttaTTCTTGAGTtcaggacaaggggcggcgtAGGAATGTTCTAGAACTTGGTGAAGGTTTGGACTGGGCCGCTgtggtggtcgctggtcaggccttcattAAAAGTCCAATTGGCTGAttggttctccttacgtcgTTTTGTAACACGTCTCGATAAATTGGGCATAACTTCTGGATGAATGAATAgattgacttgattctactTCGAGGTAACAGATGACTCTTCcagatttccatagacaccaagtacgtTGAAATGTGAAGTGTAGAAGTTCTTCAAACattgcccgtactgtaaagctctgaatctttcctgaaacgtattttccttgtcttttggtcctttttgctataaaacctgtaaaaccttcttgaaacctaaaatacttgataatagacattaacgTCTTGAAATCATGTCAAACTATTACTAAATGCATACTAatactatagctaaaatgggtaaaataatgatgttatcaactcccccagacttagactttgcttgtcctcaagcaaataatcaaactaaatcatggaaaagaggttttgaaaataatgagaattcacttatctttggggatatcttctttgcactcttctttgccttgacattaggaacttccatttgtaatccaccatgagaatcatcaacgctccttgatcccacaattctttagagtctTCAAAATCTCcgttgtcatctctttacataaattaaagcaattataaaaagtgaaatcttaccaagggaaaatcgatcaatggcttgttgactctcttcaagccaagactttcttcgtatgattcctttcctctcccttttatCACTTCCAAGGAAtctatttctccctaattttctatggtatcattttttttatagatcccttgctctttttctcttttttatttttttatttattttttatttatatatatatatatatatatatatatatatacgtaaaataattatcctactatattaattgagaagtacaNCGGGTTTACGCAACATCCCTTGGTTCACTTCTTTGCTACCTacatccttattttttttttcttaatttttttttttgcttctctctttttttagaGTGTTGAAGGGAAGAGATaggggaacatacttttgaagaagtgcaatttcttgtgtggcttgaatgtagagatctagtccaatgtacaccaattcccagggcttgataattaagtccggtttaggtcatataaaatttagagacaatgttagatcatctgaatatccatcgaatagggactttggggattgttgagtcggctcacagtctttccaaacttcgGTTCTGTtttcaagcataatcaagagtcataagagtgttaatccaaatcaaataaaccgttagaataagatcataatcccctactagttttgactcaataaaaaaatgtgactcgataaaaacgtcaaaattatgatgtaaaagtgaaaaaggtctcaagtcaacaaaatagaaactaGCCTTAGTATAGGATGTAACATCCTTCCctccagacttaaatcacaccgtcctcggtgggaaagaagaaagagttgaggattaaaaatcataaggaaaagtgtagggtttaagaacaatgtcaccttgatggaatcaTGTTGTCGACT is drawn from Camelina sativa cultivar DH55 chromosome 8, Cs, whole genome shotgun sequence and contains these coding sequences:
- the LOC104709502 gene encoding uncharacterized protein LOC104709502 — protein: MVNDAFHETTAAFAENNKEEPNVDAQRFNAILDAANQPIYDGCREGHSKLSLASRMMTMKADNNLSENCMDSWAELIKEYLPADNVSAENYYEIQMLVASLGLPSEIIDVCVDYGRNVGFTGSRDISLLKEGRECHINICGPKQLKQALDIFLQPLIHELKHLWYEGVQTFNSSRKQNFNMQAALMWTISDFPAYGMLSGWTTHRRLSCPYCMDRTEAFQLKYGRKPWLFDCHRRFLPLHHPYRKIKKLFRKNKVVYVSPPTYVSGNDLFEQIDYYGAQETCKCGGNYHTPANMPEGYGADHNWHKKSIFWELPYWKDLLLRHNLDMMYIENKLFR